The Spiroplasma culicicola AES-1 genomic sequence TTGATTTTATTTTTGAATATTTAATTGCTAATTTATAAATTTGTTTTCTGTGTTTTTTTGTTATTGAATACAATTTTGTTTCTTGTTTTGTTTTAATTGTATTTAAAATTTGATCTTTAATTTTATTAATATCAAAATTCTTAATTGATAAATATAATTGATAATAATCTGCGATTGCAAAAAATAATTTTATATTAAATTTTGCAATTATAATTTGATTTAATAATTTAACAATTGCCACACGACTTTCATCAGATAATATTTCTTTATTTGCAATCATAATAATATTTTTAGAATTATCTTTATCATAAAATAGTGAGTAGGCATTAAGATTAAATATTTCTTTTAATGTTTTTTTAATTGTATTTAAAATTTCTCTTCTTAAAGAATTTGTCATAAATAAAACCACTTCTTTTGAATCACTTTTAAAAACAATATTTGTTTCTTTAAGTGATTTGTCTAAAAAGTGGTTTATTTTATTATTTATTTTTAGCATTTTTAACATGTTTTGTTTTGCTATCCAAGATTGCTTTTTCTCTTTTTTTCAAGAATCTCTTAGCTTTGTTTTCTCTTAAGAAATGGAAAGTTAAGGTTTGTGCAATTTGGAATACTGAAGAGAAAATTCAATAAATAGCTACCCCTGAGGCAATTGAACTCACAATGAAGATAAACATTACAATAAATACAATTTGGAATATTAATTGTTTTTTCTTAGCTTTCTTCTGTTGTTCTGATTCAATTTTTTTCTTTTTCTTGAACATTTGTAAAAATGTTGGTAGCATCATTGAAACAATTTGTAATGGTAGATACACAGCAATTAATGCAAAGTATGCTCAATGACCTTCTTTAATTTGTGCTCATGGTTGCTCTGTAAGTGTTATTTTTCCAACTGTTGCAATTTTTAGTGCGTGAGTCGATCTAACAACTGAGAACATGGCAAATAGAAGTGGCATTGATAAGAATTGTGTTGCAATTGAACTTAAAGGACTAATTCCTTCTTTTTTATAAAGTGCCATCAATTCTAATTGTTGTTTTTGCTTTGCAGCTGGATCTGATGAACCTTTATATTTTTCTTGAATTTCTGCTTGTTTACCTTGTAATGAAGTCATACGTTCTTGATTAGCTTGAG encodes the following:
- the yidC gene encoding membrane protein insertase YidC → MNHLYKQDYSKYLNNGGKGKKTKKDILKVIWGWTKLVLFVFVIISMLWGCVQMYQADYVVSPVTDMAGNKIYAPGVGFEIIIKSLDDFGNKTHWFVLKSDGTISEYQYKVISNWGQAFTETGSPFYGFFVYPLSFLLVGFIRLFSGTDAAGLLSQNKSNYGVSAIFAIFFTSLIVRGIVLGFTWKTQANQERMTSLQGKQAEIQEKYKGSSDPAAKQKQQLELMALYKKEGISPLSSIATQFLSMPLLFAMFSVVRSTHALKIATVGKITLTEQPWAQIKEGHWAYFALIAVYLPLQIVSMMLPTFLQMFKKKKKIESEQQKKAKKKQLIFQIVFIVMFIFIVSSIASGVAIYWIFSSVFQIAQTLTFHFLRENKAKRFLKKREKAILDSKTKHVKNAKNK